Proteins encoded in a region of the Chlorogloeopsis sp. ULAP01 genome:
- a CDS encoding cellulase family glycosylhydrolase, with product MIGNGEALAQGRFKVVGNKILDPSNNEFVAKGVNINGPNAVWPHDMSRDVDKIGNSCWNFNLVRVNSWLFSAGVRQYTSNNDIDKIVRTFTSRKIVVMFEAHDRTGGFYEGSDLTKLVDWYRTLAKKYRNNPYVWFDVMNEPGTHKYDATARNKWLAVHQAVIKAIRDDAQADNLIIVEGTAWGQDAGNWNSSSVPTGNSAILSDYASILNFGGKSYKNIVFSIHVYDQWTFGDARFADYVDRVLALNIPLLVGEFGVKNGNMDVTPAMYSMYNVVKPRKVGRVVWHWYHGGANNTLTNHLTTAPNGSTGAAIDSCTDPSNLTNLGREVWNDNHSQD from the coding sequence ATGATTGGGAATGGTGAGGCTCTTGCACAAGGACGCTTCAAAGTTGTAGGAAACAAGATTTTAGATCCCTCAAACAACGAATTTGTTGCAAAAGGAGTAAATATAAACGGCCCTAATGCCGTATGGCCACACGACATGTCACGAGATGTTGATAAGATAGGAAATTCCTGTTGGAATTTCAACTTAGTGAGAGTTAACAGCTGGCTGTTCTCGGCGGGAGTACGTCAGTATACAAGCAATAATGATATTGACAAGATTGTGCGGACATTTACAAGCCGCAAGATTGTAGTCATGTTTGAGGCACACGACAGAACTGGAGGCTTCTACGAAGGAAGCGATCTGACAAAACTGGTAGATTGGTATAGAACTCTCGCGAAGAAATACAGAAATAATCCTTATGTGTGGTTCGATGTGATGAACGAGCCAGGAACGCATAAATATGATGCGACAGCTCGCAACAAATGGCTCGCTGTACACCAGGCAGTAATCAAAGCAATTCGCGATGATGCGCAAGCGGATAACCTGATTATTGTTGAGGGAACAGCTTGGGGGCAAGACGCTGGTAATTGGAATTCATCTTCCGTGCCGACAGGAAATAGTGCGATTCTCAGTGACTATGCAAGTATCCTCAATTTTGGTGGTAAGAGTTACAAAAACATAGTCTTTAGTATCCATGTCTATGACCAGTGGACTTTTGGGGATGCTAGGTTTGCAGACTATGTGGATCGTGTCTTAGCTCTCAACATACCGCTTTTAGTAGGTGAGTTCGGCGTTAAAAACGGAAATATGGACGTTACCCCTGCAATGTATTCCATGTACAACGTTGTAAAACCTCGAAAAGTAGGACGCGTGGTTTGGCACTGGTATCATGGAGGTGCAAACAACACACTTACAAACCATCTAACAACAGCGCCAAATGGATCGACAGGGGCAGCTATTGACAGCTGTACCGATCCTTCTAATCTTACAAATCTTGGCAGGGAAGTTTGGAATGACAATCATAGTCAGGATTAA
- a CDS encoding fused MFS/spermidine synthase, whose translation MPGSDVGADFWMNEYITPWDIYAHGVTEVLAYKKTAYQEMYIVETGTYGKALVLDGKWQSCTGDEFLYHEPLVHPGMIFHGAPRKVLILGGGEGATAREVLRWQTVEKVVMIDIDGEVVEACKQHLSEMHQNAFDDPRLDLVIADALNFLDTTDETWDVIISDLSDPIESGPSFQLFTKEYFEKARRVLAPQGFFVVQAGPVSPGELILHARLANTLNTVFPNVQSYSSPTCTYGRAWGFVLASEQEISTRPDPEKIDRLLEENTSGGCRMLDGVALLGMLNLPLHLRKAIAQETQVYTLAEPPKFFGQGSVK comes from the coding sequence ATGCCAGGTAGCGATGTAGGTGCAGATTTCTGGATGAACGAGTATATCACTCCTTGGGATATTTATGCTCATGGAGTGACAGAGGTACTCGCTTATAAGAAAACCGCATATCAGGAAATGTACATTGTGGAAACTGGAACCTACGGCAAAGCACTGGTTCTGGATGGTAAATGGCAATCTTGTACTGGTGATGAGTTTTTGTACCATGAACCATTAGTTCACCCTGGTATGATTTTTCATGGCGCACCGCGAAAGGTACTGATTCTTGGTGGTGGTGAAGGAGCCACAGCTAGGGAAGTATTGCGATGGCAGACAGTGGAAAAAGTTGTAATGATTGATATTGATGGCGAAGTGGTGGAAGCCTGCAAGCAACACCTAAGCGAAATGCATCAAAATGCCTTTGACGATCCACGTCTGGATCTAGTAATAGCAGATGCACTCAACTTTCTGGATACCACTGATGAAACATGGGATGTAATTATCTCTGACCTTTCCGATCCCATTGAGTCAGGGCCATCATTTCAACTGTTTACTAAAGAATACTTCGAGAAAGCGCGTCGAGTGTTAGCACCACAAGGTTTTTTTGTAGTTCAAGCAGGCCCAGTCTCACCAGGAGAATTAATTCTTCATGCCCGGTTAGCGAATACTTTGAACACGGTCTTCCCTAATGTACAATCTTACAGCAGCCCTACCTGTACCTATGGCAGAGCTTGGGGTTTTGTCCTGGCTTCAGAGCAGGAAATTAGCACTCGACCCGATCCAGAAAAAATAGATCGGCTTTTAGAGGAAAATACAAGCGGTGGATGCCGGATGTTAGACGGAGTAGCACTTCTGGGTATGCTGAATCTGCCTCTACATCTGCGAAAAGCGATCGCCCAAGAAACTCAAGTTTATACCCTTGCTGAACCACCAAAATTTTTTGGACAAGGCTCGGTCAAATAA
- the speD gene encoding adenosylmethionine decarboxylase yields the protein MKELEKQSYPPEELSSVPVGRHCILELYNCPTSLLNDIGFIREALQTAAKIAKSTLLKEISYQFEPYGVTALALLAESHISIHTWPETGYIAVDIFTCGQHTKPEKACEYLVKAFQASKHVLMTLPRGKFSPTIQPTIKQLEEALLVNT from the coding sequence GTGAAAGAATTGGAAAAGCAATCTTACCCTCCCGAAGAGTTATCTTCGGTTCCGGTTGGCAGACACTGCATTCTAGAACTGTATAACTGTCCAACAAGTTTACTCAATGATATTGGGTTCATCAGAGAGGCTTTACAAACAGCCGCTAAAATCGCAAAGTCTACTCTACTCAAAGAGATATCGTACCAATTTGAACCCTATGGAGTAACCGCACTGGCACTGTTAGCTGAGTCTCATATCTCGATTCATACTTGGCCAGAAACAGGCTACATAGCAGTGGATATATTTACCTGCGGGCAACATACAAAACCGGAGAAAGCTTGCGAATACCTTGTAAAAGCTTTTCAAGCTAGCAAGCATGTACTCATGACGCTTCCTAGAGGTAAATTTTCACCAACTATTCAACCAACTATCAAACAGTTGGAAGAAGCTTTACTGGTGAATACATGA
- a CDS encoding serine/threonine-protein kinase, translating to MNSVYCSQGHENPSGSRFCLHCGERLDTAVSHGIQPGRILGDRYLIVRQLGQGGFGRTYLAEDVNRFRELCVLKEFSPQVQTAYVLQKAEELFEREATVLYKLQHPQIPRFRELFRSSLDSKEYLFLVQDYVEGQTYRYLLDARLKQGLRFTEAEVRQLLQQILPVLEYIHSLGVIHRDISPDNLMLRKPPQIAEGDMPVLIDFGGVKQVAATVASQYYQPGVNATTPPPTLLGKLGYAPPEQMQRGLVEPHSDLYALGATVLVLLTGKQPSELIDNKTLTWQWRREISLSPAFGAVLDKMLSPSPMERYQSARQVLQALTPPPIAPTLPLSPRQSPAEGNPPTQMAPLPLSQRQSAQVGKPLLSEATTLREAGLRPSTCLRQSPEKGNPPAVLAHHRTGSSPSLPPSSKSWWTPGKIILVLLFFACASGVSYWGVSNLISSNPDDGNGTTPQPTPTFSPAKQPIDPLVKYSPQERSRKQKLQERRQRLGVDENFYVSLVNQIFWEQNPSLQKRSLKDDPADAQLRKQWDNTAAQVLQTLTLLSSEARQRLGTYSGADRDRWKVDVNKLNVSSRALYDLGDAAFFEHFPAKEGKDFIEQPIGQVWHAFVADKLNAILAKSAFQKIVFNSGTNTKTVSGTLKGAAGKVFIAELSQNQLMEVKLAANSKILWSIYSPSGQYQLLEDSQKRSLSEKLPESGFYEFVLVSRASVPLEYKLSLKVVNPTPTPSPTVTSQPTSTPTPEPTPTSSQTNTPTPEPTSTPQNSP from the coding sequence ATGAATTCTGTTTATTGCTCCCAAGGACACGAAAATCCGTCTGGTAGTCGCTTTTGTCTTCATTGCGGCGAGAGGTTAGATACGGCTGTAAGTCATGGGATTCAACCGGGACGAATTTTAGGCGATCGCTATTTGATTGTACGTCAACTCGGTCAAGGGGGATTTGGACGCACCTATTTAGCCGAAGATGTCAATCGCTTCCGAGAGTTGTGTGTTTTAAAAGAATTTTCTCCCCAAGTTCAAACTGCCTACGTCTTACAAAAAGCCGAAGAATTATTTGAGCGAGAAGCAACTGTTCTCTACAAACTACAACATCCCCAAATTCCCCGCTTTCGTGAATTATTCCGCAGTAGTTTAGATAGTAAAGAATACTTATTTTTGGTACAGGATTACGTAGAAGGGCAAACTTATCGTTATTTATTAGATGCTCGTCTCAAACAGGGTTTGCGGTTTACAGAAGCAGAGGTACGCCAACTTTTACAGCAAATCTTACCTGTATTAGAATACATCCATTCTTTAGGAGTAATTCACCGCGATATTTCTCCAGATAACTTGATGCTTCGTAAACCCCCCCAAATCGCTGAGGGGGATATGCCAGTGCTAATTGATTTTGGTGGTGTCAAACAAGTAGCGGCAACTGTTGCTTCCCAGTATTACCAACCTGGTGTAAATGCGACAACGCCACCACCAACCTTACTAGGTAAGTTGGGCTACGCTCCCCCAGAACAGATGCAAAGAGGATTGGTAGAGCCTCACAGCGATTTGTATGCTTTGGGGGCAACAGTATTAGTCTTGCTCACAGGCAAACAACCATCAGAACTAATTGACAATAAAACCTTAACTTGGCAGTGGCGACGAGAAATTAGTCTGAGTCCTGCTTTTGGGGCAGTGTTAGATAAAATGCTCTCTCCATCTCCAATGGAACGTTACCAAAGCGCCCGTCAAGTTTTGCAAGCACTCACCCCACCTCCTATTGCTCCAACTCTCCCACTCTCCCCACGTCAGTCGCCTGCGGAGGGAAACCCGCCCACGCAGATGGCTCCTCTCCCACTTTCCCAACGCCAGTCTGCCCAAGTCGGGAAACCCTTACTTTCAGAAGCCACTACTCTGCGAGAAGCCGGACTACGTCCGTCTACGTGTCTACGCCAGTCACCTGAAAAGGGAAACCCTCCCGCAGTGCTGGCTCACCACCGCACTGGCTCCTCTCCCTCTCTTCCTCCCTCCTCCAAATCGTGGTGGACACCAGGAAAAATCATCCTTGTGCTGTTATTCTTTGCTTGTGCTTCTGGCGTTAGCTATTGGGGAGTAAGTAATTTGATATCATCCAATCCCGATGATGGTAACGGTACTACACCGCAACCAACGCCCACTTTTAGCCCAGCCAAGCAACCCATCGATCCCCTAGTGAAATATTCACCCCAAGAGCGATCGCGCAAACAAAAATTACAAGAGCGCCGTCAACGCTTGGGTGTTGATGAAAACTTTTATGTCAGCTTGGTAAATCAAATCTTTTGGGAGCAAAATCCCAGTTTACAAAAACGCAGCCTCAAAGATGATCCCGCCGATGCTCAATTGCGAAAACAATGGGACAATACAGCAGCCCAAGTTCTACAAACGTTAACTCTACTCAGTTCCGAAGCACGGCAAAGATTAGGCACTTATAGTGGAGCCGATCGCGATCGCTGGAAAGTGGACGTCAACAAACTCAACGTGTCCAGCCGTGCCTTATATGATTTAGGAGATGCGGCTTTCTTTGAGCATTTTCCAGCAAAAGAAGGCAAGGATTTTATTGAGCAACCCATCGGACAAGTTTGGCACGCTTTTGTTGCAGACAAACTCAATGCCATTCTTGCTAAAAGTGCATTTCAAAAAATTGTCTTTAATTCTGGTACTAATACTAAAACAGTCAGTGGCACTCTTAAAGGCGCGGCTGGCAAAGTTTTTATCGCCGAACTTAGCCAAAATCAGTTGATGGAAGTGAAGCTAGCAGCCAATTCTAAAATTTTATGGTCAATTTATTCTCCTAGCGGTCAATACCAGCTGCTAGAAGATTCTCAAAAACGCTCTTTATCAGAGAAACTGCCAGAAAGCGGATTTTATGAATTTGTTTTAGTGTCACGAGCATCGGTGCCACTAGAATACAAACTGAGCCTGAAAGTGGTAAATCCTACCCCAACTCCATCGCCGACGGTAACTTCACAGCCAACATCTACACCCACACCTGAACCTACACCCACATCTAGTCAGACAAACACACCAACACCCGAACCAACTTCTACACCACAAAATAGCCCATAG
- a CDS encoding serine/threonine-protein kinase, which produces MQVYCSKRHTNPGSHRFCTQCGEPLPIHQDEMIANRYRIIKLLGQGGFGRTYLAEDTKQSHQKCVLKEFAPQVEEQQDLKKAKELFEREASVLKKLKHPQIPRFHASLQAQIGSKDFFFLVQDYVEGDNYLELIEQRLAQGKSFSEQEAIALLQKLLPVLSYIHSQNVVHRDISPDNLILRYSDHLPVLIDFGGVKQLPASAGFWFTQLGGIRTLLGKKGYAPEEQLRQGKAFPNSDLYSLAVTTLVLLTGKEPQQLYDSYQGTWRWGKEIKTSPNLEAVLKKMLAYKPSDRYQTADQVLKDLQYQVPVKTLNPQISKIQTMVVAPGRKHVRAITSRFHNQTKAIAQKVPLPAWMRPFAISLVATSVAALTFVGSWALVNAVIRGVSSISIPSISLPKLPELPKLPGDSNSPTQPSNSQEGNRISQIFSRRQQLQIPEGFFIQTVDNTFYTKHPELGGRSLSSNSDDEALRKEWFSTAEELLNKIEQANLSTAVRRKLGSYSNRDYEIWRRRAQTGEFGNYTIEQLNTQTNRKFDRLFPGQRRGNQKPDSKTFGQIWYAIAADQVSKLESAN; this is translated from the coding sequence ATGCAGGTCTACTGTAGTAAAAGACACACCAATCCTGGAAGTCACCGCTTTTGCACCCAGTGTGGTGAACCTTTGCCCATTCATCAAGATGAGATGATTGCTAATCGTTATCGGATTATTAAGCTATTAGGGCAAGGAGGCTTTGGACGGACTTATTTAGCGGAGGATACTAAGCAGTCTCATCAAAAGTGTGTGCTGAAGGAATTTGCTCCTCAAGTCGAAGAACAGCAGGATTTAAAAAAGGCGAAAGAGCTGTTTGAGCGAGAAGCAAGTGTACTGAAAAAACTCAAGCATCCACAGATTCCTCGCTTTCATGCTTCTCTACAAGCACAAATTGGCAGTAAGGATTTTTTCTTTTTGGTGCAAGACTATGTGGAGGGTGATAACTACCTTGAGTTAATAGAACAACGTCTTGCTCAAGGAAAAAGTTTTAGCGAACAAGAAGCGATCGCACTCCTACAAAAACTTTTACCTGTTTTGTCTTATATCCACTCTCAAAATGTAGTTCACCGCGATATCTCTCCTGATAATTTAATTTTGCGATATTCTGATCATTTGCCAGTGTTGATTGATTTTGGTGGTGTGAAACAATTACCTGCTTCTGCGGGTTTTTGGTTTACTCAATTGGGTGGAATCCGCACTCTCTTAGGAAAAAAAGGTTACGCACCAGAGGAGCAATTACGACAGGGTAAAGCTTTTCCCAATAGCGATTTGTACTCTTTGGCAGTCACAACGCTTGTTTTGCTGACGGGTAAGGAACCACAACAACTCTACGACTCTTATCAGGGAACTTGGCGTTGGGGCAAAGAAATCAAAACTAGCCCTAATCTAGAAGCCGTTTTAAAAAAGATGCTCGCTTATAAACCAAGCGATCGCTATCAAACAGCAGATCAAGTTCTAAAAGATTTACAGTATCAAGTTCCTGTTAAAACTCTCAATCCTCAAATCAGCAAAATTCAGACGATGGTAGTTGCACCTGGGCGAAAGCATGTCCGAGCAATTACCAGTAGATTCCATAACCAAACAAAAGCGATCGCTCAAAAGGTTCCTTTACCCGCCTGGATGCGTCCTTTTGCAATCAGTTTGGTAGCAACAAGTGTAGCTGCCCTGACTTTTGTCGGCTCTTGGGCGTTAGTTAATGCTGTGATTAGGGGCGTTTCATCCATCAGTATTCCCAGCATCTCATTACCAAAATTACCAGAACTACCAAAACTACCAGGTGATTCCAATTCCCCCACTCAGCCATCAAATTCTCAAGAAGGAAACCGCATCAGTCAAATTTTCAGTCGCCGTCAACAACTCCAAATTCCAGAAGGGTTTTTTATTCAAACGGTAGATAATACTTTTTATACTAAACATCCCGAACTAGGTGGGCGCTCTCTCAGTTCTAATTCTGATGATGAAGCTTTACGCAAAGAATGGTTCAGTACTGCTGAAGAATTATTGAACAAAATAGAACAAGCTAACCTCAGTACGGCAGTACGTCGAAAATTAGGCAGCTATAGCAACAGAGATTACGAAATTTGGAGAAGACGAGCGCAAACCGGAGAATTTGGGAACTATACAATTGAACAACTCAATACACAAACAAATCGAAAATTTGACCGATTATTTCCGGGACAACGGCGTGGCAACCAGAAACCAGATTCCAAGACTTTTGGTCAAATTTGGTATGCGATCGCAGCAGATCAAGTTAGTAAACTAGAATCTGCTAATTAG